In Edaphobacter bradus, the following are encoded in one genomic region:
- a CDS encoding EamA family transporter, which yields MFASNALMALAAAVLWGGGDFSGGMGAKQAGGAMGGALRVVLLSHATSLSVLVAIAWLRGDAFPHGAPLAWGLTAGVTAGLSLTGFYVALSRGAMGASAAVSGLLAAAIPAAVSMAREGSPGTLRIFGFLVAGVAIWLIAAGENPEAVPASPGTVWLAVLSGAGFGVYFVALKFAGTAAVIWPMATARMGSLTVCSLLLAGLMLGRSPLRNGRLTSTAVLWVLGTAALDTSGNMLFIAATRAGRLDVAAVLASLYPASTILLAAWTLHERPTRRQSLGMAVAAAAVVMVTL from the coding sequence ATGTTTGCGAGCAATGCGCTGATGGCGCTGGCTGCGGCTGTGCTGTGGGGCGGCGGCGACTTTTCCGGCGGAATGGGAGCTAAACAGGCGGGCGGCGCGATGGGCGGCGCGCTGCGTGTGGTGCTGTTGAGCCATGCGACAAGCCTGAGCGTGCTGGTGGCGATCGCGTGGCTGCGCGGCGATGCGTTTCCTCATGGCGCTCCTCTGGCGTGGGGCCTGACGGCGGGCGTAACGGCCGGCCTGTCGCTGACCGGGTTCTATGTTGCGCTCTCGCGCGGGGCGATGGGGGCCTCGGCGGCGGTGAGCGGACTGCTGGCGGCGGCGATTCCGGCGGCGGTTTCGATGGCGCGGGAGGGTTCTCCGGGAACGCTGCGGATCTTCGGTTTTCTGGTCGCCGGAGTCGCGATCTGGCTCATCGCGGCGGGCGAGAATCCTGAGGCTGTGCCGGCGTCTCCGGGAACAGTCTGGCTTGCGGTGCTGTCGGGTGCTGGCTTCGGGGTTTACTTTGTTGCGTTGAAGTTTGCCGGCACTGCCGCAGTAATCTGGCCGATGGCGACGGCGAGGATGGGGAGCCTGACCGTGTGCTCCCTGCTGCTGGCCGGGCTCATGCTCGGACGGAGTCCGCTGCGGAACGGCCGACTGACATCGACTGCAGTGCTGTGGGTGCTAGGGACGGCTGCGCTCGATACGTCAGGGAACATGCTGTTTATCGCCGCAACACGCGCCGGAAGGCTGGACGTGGCTGCAGTGCTGGCCTCCCTGTACCCGGCCTCAACGATTCTGCTGGCGGCGTGGACGTTGCATGAGCGGCCTACGCGGCGGCAGAGTCTTGGGATGGCAGTGGCGGCAGCGGCGGTCGTGATGGTCACGCTCTGA